In a genomic window of Bemisia tabaci chromosome 1, PGI_BMITA_v3:
- the LOC109041285 gene encoding cysteine proteinase 1: protein MLRLCLFCVLVVLPLFVVSDPIRSKNSEDLHDLEEQTTSIADKTKSGCFYRCKADHEKVQLFQDFYVQHNKKYGAEEYIKRFKIFQKNLEEIDRLNREEQGTAVYGITPFADLTYEEFTRNSTGGRLSEGAWARHEERMEAIGDEEIEFVDNLDELRDSYDFEGVSEEEDDSEEEDMVVANDKVFIPKQFDYRKKKAVTPVKNQGACGSCWAFSAISNIEGVWAKKKKQLIDLSEQELLDCDKVDLGCMGGWMEDAVKELVRLGGVAKSKDYPYTAQEGQCRFKKSMAAVKVSGSRGVPANEKKIARALIKNGPLSVAVVASANFQFYVKGIFNPDRNQCSTNKQDVNHGVTIVGYGVEKSLPYWVIKNSWGDSWGDKGYIKLIRGKNACAVSSYVSTAYL from the exons ATGCTTCGTCTgtgtttattttgtgttttggTTGTTTTACCGCTCTTTGTTGTGTCAGATCCCATTCGATCGAAGAATTCGGAAGACCTCCATGACTTA gaaGAGCAGACTACAAGCATTGCCGACAAGACTAAGTCAGGATGTTTTTACAGGTGCAAG GCCGACCATGAAAAAGTGCAGCTGTTCCAAGACTTCTACGTCCAGCACAACAAGAAGTATGGTGCAGAGGAGTACATCAAgcgattcaaaattttccagaagaaCTTGGAGGAAATTGATCGTCTCAACCGAGAGGAGCAGGGCACCGCAGTATATGGCATCACTCCGTTCGCCGACTTGACAT ACGAGGAGTTTACTAGAAACTCCACGGGAGGACGCTTGAGCGAAGGTGCATGGGCTCGTCATGAAGAACGAATGGAAGCGATCGGTGACGAGGAGATCGAGTTCGTTGACAACCTGGACGAGCTGCGCGACTCATATGACTTCGAGGGTGTCTCTGAAGAGGAGGATGATTCCGAGGAGGAGGACATGGTCGTAGCAAACGACAAGGTCTTCATCCCGAAACAATTTGACTACCGCAAAAAGAAGGCAGTAACACCCGTCAAGAACCAG GGTGCATGCGGATCATGTTGGGCCTTCTCAGCAATTTCCAACATCGAAGGAGTTTGGgctaaaaagaagaaacaactcATTGATCTCTCTGAGCAAG AGCTGTTGGACTGTGACAAAGTAGATCTCGGCTGCATGGGAGGCTGGATGGAAGATGCGGTGAAGGAGCTTGTGCGACTAGGCGGAGTGGCCAAATCCAAGGACTACCCATACACGGCACAGGAAGGGCAATGCCGCTTCAAGAAGAGCATGGCCGCTGTCAAGGTCTCCGGGTCCAGGGGCGTCCCCGCCAACGAGAAGAAAATTGCCAGGGCCCTCATCAAGAATGGTCCTCTCTCCGTTGCCGTCGTCGCATCCGCCAACTTCCAG ttttacgTAAAAGGAATTTTCAACCCCGATAGAAACCAGTGCTcaacaaacaaacaagatgTCAATCACGGAGTAACGATTGTCGGCTACGGAGTGgagaaaa GTCTTCCCTACTGGGTCATCAAAAACAGTTGGGGCGATTCGTGGGGAGATAAG ggcTACATCAAGCTTATCAGGGGTAAGAATGCTTGCGCTGTTTCATCATACGTTTCCACGGCTTATCTTTGA